In the genome of Podospora pseudocomata strain CBS 415.72m chromosome 2 map unlocalized CBS415.72m_2.2, whole genome shotgun sequence, one region contains:
- the RRP36 gene encoding rRNA biogenesis protein rrp36 (COG:A; EggNog:ENOG503NV5Q; BUSCO:EOG09265M98) gives MSSVKRKQPPPTLLQRRVRPRYEPEPESDVEEISDAPSEEGAGFDSEEDEDMSEAEMRSGSDEENSELGSDPEDGEDQSEDDTPQPTHQLSFGALAKAQAALGDKLNKRKRRSSSAASEASSSRDNSNNDNKFSLEKNHKKPLEKPSRTSKHAPVELSSKRQVSRRRDFLLDPTSTKPQHRDPRFFAPSTMSATSKIDEIKARKAYAFLDEYREKEMQELRVAIKKSKNAEEKEKLQKALLSMESKKKAQERKDKAQKVLDEHKKKEKELVRQGKNPFYLKRSEQKKRVVVETFKGMKKGQVDRAIERRRKKVAGKEKKLLPWARRTVDDR, from the exons ATGTCATCCGTCAAACGCAAGCAGCCGCCTCCCACTCTCCTGCAGAGGCGGGTTCGCCCCAGGTATGAGCCGGAGCCTGAATCAGATGTCGAGGAGATAAGCGATGCGCCAAGTGAGGAGGGTGCCGGGTTTGACagtgaagaggacgaggacatgAGTGAGGCTGAGATGAGAAGCGGCAGCGATGAG GAAAACTCCGAACTCGGCTCAGACCCCGAAGACGGCGAGGATCAATCGGAAGATgacaccccccaacccacccaccagctCTCCTTTGgcgccctcgccaaagcccAAGCAGCCCTGGGcgacaagctcaacaagcGCAAGCGCCGCTCCAGCAGCGCGGCTTCCGAAGCGTCCAGCTCTCGGGataacagcaacaacgacaacaagtTTTCTCTTGAGAAGAATCACAAGAAACCCCTGGAAAAGCCCTCCCGCACAAGCAAACACGCCCCTGTCGAGTTGTCGTCAAAACGCCAGGTCTCCCGCCGCCGTgacttcctcctcgacccaACCTCGACCAAACCCCAGCATCGCGACCCCCGCTTCTTTGCGCCCTCCACCATGTCGGCCACGTCGAAAATAGACGAGATCAAAGCCCGAAAAGCGTACGCTTTTTTGGATGAGTACCGCGAGAAGGAGATGCAGGAGCTTCGGGTGGCGatcaagaagagcaagaacgcggaggagaaggagaagctgcAGAAGGCGTTGCTGTCGAtggagagcaagaagaaggcgcaggagaggaaggacaagGCGCAAAAGGTGCTGGATGagcacaagaagaaggagaaggagctggtgAGGCAGGGGAAGAATCCTTTCTATCTGAAGAGGAgcgagcagaagaagagggtggtggtggagacgttcaaggggatgaagaaggggcAGGTGGATAGGGCgattgagaggaggaggaagaaggtggcgggtaaggagaagaagttgcTGCCTTGGGCTCGGAGGACGGTGGACGATCGGTGA
- a CDS encoding uncharacterized protein (EggNog:ENOG503NU38; COG:E) — protein MVQALLKNTSTNGWVVQKFGGTSVGKFPDRIAEDIIRTHVENNRLVVVCSARSTGKKVTGTTSRLLEVYKKLRAIVALAGDEESQDVLLEEAKRIVQDILDDHVDAAETFIKDAELSAAVKKYTEKDCHLLNEYLLAAKRFNLEINSRAKDRVVSFGEKLSCRFMTYLLKDRGVDAEYVDLADVLHLDSPGRLDAGFYRQVTAVIAKKMLACEDRVPVVTGFFGNVPGSLLDGDIGRGYTDLCASLAAVGLRAEELQIWKEVDGIFTADPTKVPTARLIPSITPAEAAELTFYGSEVIHHLTMDQVIKAQPPIPIRIKNVKNPRGEGTIVKPDPTLAADQQIQRPRKPSDPSARKKPKRPTAVTVKDKISILNIHSNKRSIAHAFLARVFSILNQRRISVDLISTSEVHVSIAVHNGSSEYDSLNQAVEELRECGDVTVIHNMTILSLVGAEMKNMRGIAGKMFSTLGENSINIEMISQGASEINISCVIESRDAERAMNILHTSLFTFLEYGN, from the exons ATGGTCCAAGCGCTACTGAAAAACACCAGCACGAACGGGTGGGTGGTGCAAAAGTTTGGTGGCACGAGCGTGGGCAAGTTTCCTGATAGGATTGCGGAGGATATCATCAGGACGCATGTGGAGAATAAtcggctggtggtggtgtgctcGGCGAGGAGCacggggaagaaggtgacgGGGACCACGAGCAG GTTATTGGAGGTGTACAAAAAGCTTAGGGCTATTGTTGCTttggctggtgatgaggagtcACAGGATGTGCtactggaggaggccaagcgCATTGTTCAGGACATATTGGATGATCATGTGGATGCGGCCGAGACTTTTATCAAGGATGCGGAGCTGAGCGCGGCCGTGAAGAAGTATACGGAGAAGGACTGCCACTTGCTCAATGAGTATCTCTTGGCTGCTAAGCGCTTCAATTTGGAGATCAACTCGAGGGCGAAGGACAGGGTGGTGAGCTTTGGTGAGAAGCTGAGCTGTAGGTTTATGACTTATCTGCTCAAGGACAGG GGAGTCGATGCCGAGTATGTTGACTTGGCTGACGTACTACACCTTGACAGCCCAGGGCGGCTCGATGCCGGCTTTTACCGTCAAGTCACCGCCGTCATTGCCAAGAAGATGCTTGCGTGTGAGGACCGTGTACCAGTCGTCACTGGCTTCTTCGGTAACGTCCCTGGAAGTCTTTTGGATGGTGACATCGGCCGTGGCTACACGGATCTCTGCGCTTCCCTGGCTGCTGTCGGCCTCAGGGCTGAAGAGCTTCAGATCTGGAAGGAAGTTGATGGCATCTTCACCGCCGACCCTACCAAGGTCCCCACCGCCAGACTCATCCCTTCCATCACCCCAGCGGAGGCCGCCGAGTTGACCTTTTACGGCTCCGAAGTCATCCACCACTTGACCATGGACCAAGTGATCAAGGCCCAgcccccaatccccatcAGAATCAAGAACGTCAAGAACCCCCGCGGCGAAGGCACCATCGTCAAGCCAGACCCTACCCTGGCCGCCGACCAGCAGATCCAACGGCCGAGGAAACCATCCGACCCATCGGCCCGCAAGAAGCCGAAGCGTCCTACTGCCGTGAcggtcaaggacaagatcTCAATCCTCAACATCCACTCGAACAAGAGGTCGATTGCCCACGCCTTTTTGGCGAGGGTGTtttccatcctcaaccagaGGCGTATCTCGGTGGATTTGATCTCCACGAGCGAGGTGCATGTTTCCATTGCGGTACATAACGGCAGCTCCGAGTATGACAGCCTGAACCAGGCtgtggaggagctgagggagtGCGGCGATGTGACGGTGATTCACAACATGACAATTTTGAGTCTGGTGGGGGCCGAGATGAAGAACATGAGGGGTATTGCGGGCAAGATGTTTTCGACGTTGGGTGAGAATTCGATCAATATCGAGATGATTTCTCAGG GTGCCAGCGAGATCAACATCTCGTGCGTGATAGAATCGCGGGATGCTGAGAGGGCCATGAATATCCTGCACACGAGCTTGTTTACTTTCCTTGAGTATGGGAACTAA
- a CDS encoding uncharacterized protein (EggNog:ENOG503NX6G; COG:S), with protein MDSAPAQSTALVRKRTDTELMPPPPRAKRIKRPKRVLDEDTYTDALSHIIARDFFPGLLESETQQEYLDALDSKDDEWIASAGRRLQQVVMTPGRRRNLATPLRQPLQTTTGQTPLNFVGDTPASIASSSVTAATNKATNVDTNMSLAAFQSKYTSEDNESFYKLLDRQNQKHVEKYAWLWTGNKLPSKQQLKQKEVQAKLLAQRGATGLTDDGFKKDRLAIMDQDAFDRPAAPDQWKFKPQNELMFTPAGIEGVETVSERRERESRMDQKRVVYENTRVPGPNLKITTEGEEDRSRAGSPTLSEIRNAIAGKRRACDTETKASSVAGGETPRVNGYAFVDDEEPEPEPVRRSKSSKAPVINLGPGDATPNPFKIQEQRGREALHHRMVERIAQSKRTSAKLGVTGKVERTPAPKFPSSPKVGAPGLTPAAQRLWGKIGGSGRGNESPFSGSVKATPRAATPKLKGSGLKSMGK; from the coding sequence ATGGATTCCGCTCCAGCCCAGTCCACCGCGCTCGTTCGCAAGCGGACAGATACAGAGCtgatgccaccacctcctcgagCAAAACGCATCAAACGACCAAAGCGAGTCCTGGACGAGGATACCTACACCGATGCCTTGTCCCACATCATCGCCCGCGACTTCTTCCCTGGCCTGCTTGAGAGCGAGACCCAGCAAGAATATCTCGATGCCCTGGATTCCAAAGATGACGAGTGGATTGCGAGTGCTGGCCGCCGGCTCCAGCAAGTAGTTATGACACCTGGCCGACGACGAAACCTCGCGACTCCTTTGCGGCAGCCCTTGCAGACAACAACGGGTCAGACACCTCTGAATTTCGTGGGTGACACGCCTGCCTCGATTGCATCATCTTCGGTAACAGCCGCGACCAACAAGGCAACAAATGTGGACACCAACATGTCTCTTGCAGCCTTCCAATCGAAATACACCTCGGAAGACAACGAGTCCTTTTACAAGCTGCTCGACAGACAAAATCAAAAACACGTCGAGAAATACGCCTGGCTATGGACTGGAAACAAGCTACCTTCAAAACAACAGCTTAAACAAAAGGAGGTGCAGGCCAAGTTGCTCGCTCAACGGGGCGCGACGGGTCTAACAGACGATGGCTTCAAAAAGGACCGACTCGCCATAATGGATCAGGATGCTTTTGAccgcccagcagcaccagacCAATGGAAGTTCAAGCCACAAAACGAACTCATGTTCACGCCTGCTGGCATCGAAGGGGTGGAGACGGTGTcggaaagaagagaaagggaaTCAAGAATGGATCAGAAGAGGGTCGTCTACGAGAACACAAGAGTGCCGGGCCCAAATCTGAAAATTACCActgaaggtgaagaagatagGTCTCGGGCTGGATCACCTACTCTATCCGAAATCCGAAACGCCATCGCCGGCAAGAGAAGAGCGTGTGACACGGAAACCAAAGCTAGCAGCGTCGCGGGAGGTGAAACACCAAGGGTGAATGGCTATGCTTttgttgacgatgaagagccgGAGCCAGAACCGGTCAGGAGGTCAAAATCATCAAAGGCACCGGTCATCAATCTTGGTCCGGGGGATGCAACGCCTAATCCGTTCAAAATCCAGGAACAGCGGGGACGAGAGGCGCTGCATCATcggatggtggagagaaTAGCGCAATCCAAGAGAACGAGCGCGAAGCTGGGGGTGACCgggaaggtggagaggacgCCGGCGCCCAAGTTTCCTAGTAGTCCTAAGGTTGGGGCTCCGGGGCTTACACCTGCTGCGCAGAGGTTGTGGGGGAAGATTGGGGGTTCTGGGAGGGGGAACGAGTCGCCTTTTAGCGGGTCGGTGAAGGCGACCCCGAGGGCGGCGACGCCCAAGCTGAAGGGATCGGGGCTGAAGAGTATGGGGAAATAG
- a CDS encoding uncharacterized protein (COG:A; EggNog:ENOG503NVZ2), with protein sequence MGKAEVGSTKYLSNKMKQKGLTRLRWFCQICEKACRDENAFKMHCQSESHTRRALSVGQNIKQVTDDYSRAFQQEFISLLKTSHGEKEIHANKFYQEVIAKKDHVHLNATREMAVLKGQIERARREAEERGVDLEGEREKELRREEGERIKLSFGKKGESTTPTPTPGSGGEEKVEGKDQAEKKDGEKKEGEIKEGEGKLAEGAAAAAPPAKVSLKFGVKPPAAKNVFRNALAGAPKKVMVAQPKKMSAGERIMMEELERKRARESRGSGGDAPSKRPRF encoded by the exons aTGGGCAAAGCAGAAGTCGGCTCAACCAAATACCTCTCCAACAAGATGAAGCAAAAAGGCCTCACGCGCCTCCGCTGGTTCTGCCAAATCTGCGAAAAGGCCTGCAGAGACGAGAACGCCTTCAAGATGCACTGCCAGTCCGAATCGCACACCCGGCGCGCGCTGTCTGTAGGGCAAAACATCAAGCAAGTCACCGACGATTACTCCCGTGCGTTCCAACAAGAGTTCATCTCCCTTCTCAAGACGAGCCATGGAGAAAAGGAGATTCACGCGAATAAATTCTATCAGGAGGTGATTGCAAAGAAGGATCATGTTCATTTGAATGCGACGAG ggagatggctgTTTTGAAGGGGCAGATTGAACGCGCtaggagggaggcggaggagaggggggtggatttggagggggagagggaaaaagagttgaggagggaggagggggagaggattaAGTTGAGTTTTGGGAAGAAGGGTGAGAGTACGACAccgacgccgacgccggggagtgggggggaagagaaggttgaggGGAAGGAccaggcggagaagaaggatggggagaagaaggagggggagataaaggagggggagggtaaGCTTGCTgagggggcggcggcggcggcaccaccGGCGAAGGTGTCGTTGAAGTTTGGGGTTAAGCCACCGGCGGCGAAGAATGTGTTCAGGAACGCGCTTGCTGGGGCGCCCAAGAAGGTCATGGTTGCGCAGCCGAAGAAGATGAGTGCTGGGGAGAGGATCATgatggaggagcttgagaggaagagagcgCGGGAGTCGAGGGGCAGTGGCGGTGATGCTCCTAGTAAAAGACCGCGGTTTTAA
- the hus1 gene encoding Checkpoint protein hus1 (COG:O; EggNog:ENOG503NXPT), giving the protein MPDLPPESLPHLRTPGAPYAMRWYGLKAEEGDYKTKNCTRRSGLEELWVLRSGEGPGRVHGEEEPSMEAFSIYCRRTEPSPEKRESSAGTTVSPLCAGAMGPAGPGQSEGFGMGEVVESTSSTGELAAALNSLEKIAWIRLDDDTVRFTVIPEVGSQVWASLSADLIFDNYQLQSNEPANTINLELPLAPLQRALRSAINSHNANLRLTKKDGAPMLSMVIHTMTKDSGGPNPAAPHSRPAADDDDDNDPFNNPSPFPTEPLELQMRREREKIITQDIPVRVLHPDTVETIMQPKVREPDVHIQLPPLLQLKAISDRFTKLALTTASPSSSSHNNIVTKDPKLELSANMHGSLRLRLRTDTLDITSVWDGLENPELDPSQLAMPLEEHPSTVFREAGRDKWATVRVDGKDWSRVLSVGRLEGRVIACFSDEHALILYVYVPHSSGGVGGGVGGMEDVVTYYVSSFSS; this is encoded by the exons ATGCCCGATTTGCCGCCAGAAAGCCTACCACACCTGCGGACACCCGGTGCTCCCTATGCCATGCGTTGGTACGGTCTcaaagctgaagaaggcgactacaaaacaaaaaactgCACTCGGCGATCTGGGTTGGAAGAGTTGTGGGTATTGCGATCAGGCGAGGGTCCAGGCAGGGTACATGGTGAAGAGGAGCCGTCTATGGAGGCCTTTTCGATATATTGCCGACGCACTGAACCCTCGCCGGAGAAGAGAGAATCGTCGGCAGGCACCACAGTATCCCCCTTATGTGCCGGGGCTATGGGGCCAGCCGGACCTGGCCAGAGCGAGGGATTCgggatgggagaggtggtggaaagcaCAAGCTCCACAGGAG AGCTCGCCGCAGCGTTGAACTCCCTCGAGAAGATCGCCTGGATCCGTCTCGACGATGACACGGTCCGCTTCACCGTGATCCCAGAGGTGGGATCACAAGTCTGGGC CTCCCTCTCAGCAGACCTAATCTTCGACAACTACCAACTCCAATCCAACGAACcagccaacaccatcaacctcgagcttcccctcgcccccctccaacgAGCCCTCCGCTCCGCCATCAACTCCCACAACGCCAACCTCCGCCTCACAAAAAAGGACGGCGCCCCGATGTTATCGATGGTAATCCACACAATGACCAAAGACTCCGGAGGTcccaacccagcagcccCTCATTCCAGGCccgccgccgacgacgacgacgacaacgaccccttcaacaacccctcccccttccccaccgaACCCCTAGAACTCCAAATGAGACGAGAACGCGAAAAGATCATCACCCAGGACATCCCCGTCCGCGTCCTGCACCCAGACACAGTAGAAACAATCATGCAGCCCAAAGTCCGCGAGCCAGACGTCCACATCcaacttccccccctcctccagctcaaaGCAATCTCCGATCGGTTCACCAAGCTTGCTTTGACTACcgcttctccctcctcctcttcccacaaCAACATCGTGACCAAGGACCCAAAGTTGGAGTTATCAGCTAACATGCACGGCTCGTTGCGGCTACGGTTGAGAACTGACACGCTGGATATAACCTCTGTCTGGGACGGGCTGGAGAACCCTGAGCTGGATCCTAGTCAGTTGGCGATGCCGCTCGAGGAGCACCCGAGTACGGTGTTTAGAGAGGCGGGGAGGGATAAGTGGGCTACTGTTAGGGTCGACGGGAAGGACTGGAGCAGGGTGTTGAGTGTGGGACggctggaggggagggttatCGCTTGTTTTAGCGACGAGCACGCTTTGATACTGTATGTCTATGTGCCGCATTCTAgcggtggggtggggggtggggtgggggggatggaggatgttgTTACT TATTACGTCTCGTCTTTTAGTTCGTAA
- a CDS encoding uncharacterized protein (EggNog:ENOG503NWR2; BUSCO:EOG09262Z14; COG:S), translating to MRLADLLVDLAAVASASKSVAAKHVALRARQVERYGQTSSILRDALLGRQKAAQGQKEEPPNVERGDEEKATPPAAAETHQQPEPPKEKEVSGTIPKEAPPPPPPPEETTQPAPTPEKKRPTQEFKPAPWAEGSIALLKQGFVPPRRPPTSLPSIGKQKIDIPLLKVDETEEVDVSSLFHTSKGSKILEALKSKEDETKEAAGEYVQVAEAGKTENKVVEKEEEQPSKEVDSAPAVKAVIFEPTKEVVAEPVKEVVSKPLEEAVSEPIKEVVSEPLEEVLSTPEKEVTAEITPSPPPPPPPAQYELRESRVPSTRLGRLWNYGGLAAGMLAGAVTESVSRTFNGSSSSSSSSVMLSPSNMTRLVSKLSRMRGAALKLGQMMSFQDAKMLPPPIQEVLQRVQDRADYMPSYQRDRVLGQNLGENWRELFSEFDEKPIAAASIGQVHRAVLKQSGERVAVKIQFPGVAESINSDLDNIAVLLTATKLLPKGLYLDKTIENARLELGWECDYEREAGCAERYRQNLLSDEVFAVPGIYPEASGRHVLTMEWMSGTGVTRIAPNLSQEQKDWIGTQILRLCLREITEFKFMQTDPNWTNFLYNPQENKLELLDFGASREYPDSFIKLYVQLLEASSRNDKDAVKELSEELGYLTGHESKQMLEAHLTSVMTLAEPFMETAPEVYDFRDQTITERVKAQIGVMIHERLAPPPEETYSLHRKLSGAFLLCARLGSRVRCRELFQDALEKSGYKKD from the exons ATGAGGTTAGCGGACCTCCTCGTCGACCTGGCCGCCGTGGCCAGTGCGTCGAAAAGCGTGGCGGCCAAGCATGTCGCGCTGAGGGCGAGGCAGGTGGAGAGGTATGGGCAGACGTCGAGTATATTGAGGGATGCTCTTCTCGGGAGGCAGAAGGCAGCACAAGGTCAAAAAGAGGAACCACCAAatgtggagaggggggatgaggaaaaagcaacaccaccagcagcagccgaaactcaccagcagccagagccgccaaaagaaaaggaggtgTCGGGTACCATTCCCAAGGaagcaccgccgccgccgccgccgccggaaGAGACAACACAACCCGCTCCTACCCCAGAAAAGAAACGCCCAACCCAAGAATTCAAACCAGCCCCCTGGGCAGAAGGTTCCATCGCCCTTTTGAAGCAGGGGTTTGTCCCGCCCAGAAGACCACCAACTTCCCTCCCTAGCATTGGAAAACAAAAGATCGACATCCCTCTTCTGAAAGTTGACGAGACAGAAGAGGTAGATGTCAGTTCTCTGTTTCACACGTCTAAGGGTTCCAAAATCCTGGAGGCCTTGAAGTCGAAGGAGGACGAAACCAAAGAAGCGGCAGGGGAGTACGTCCAGGTTGCTGAGGCTGGCAAAACCGAAAACAAGGTGGttgaaaaagaagaagagcagccATCAAAGGAGGTTGactcggcgccggcg gtgAAAGCCGTGATATTCGAACCGACCAAAGAAGTCGTGGCAGAGCCAGTAAAGGAAGTCGTCTCCAAGCCTTTAGAGGAAGCCGTTTCGGAACCCATCAAAGAAGTCGTCTCCGAGCCTCTGGAAGAGGTCCTCTCAACCCCCGAAAAAGAAGTCACAGCAGaaatcaccccctccccaccaccaccaccaccacccgcacAATACGAACTCCGCGAGTCCCGAGTCCCCTCCAcccgcctcggccgcctctGGAACTACGGCGGCCTAGCAGCAGGCATGCTTGCCGGCGCAGTCACCGAGTCCGTCTCCCGCACCTTCAacggctcctcctcctcctcttcttcttccgtAATgctctccccatcaaacaTGACCCGTCTAGTCAGCAAACTTTCCCGCATGCGCGGTGCGGCCCTCAAGCTAGGCCAGATGATGTCCTTCCAGGACGCAAAAATGCTCCCCCCCCCTATCCAAGAGGTCTTGCAGCGTGTCCAAGACAGAGCAGATTACATGCCCTCCTACCAGCGCGACCGCGTCCTCGGTCAGAACTTGGGAGAGAACTGGAGGGAGCTATTCAGTGAATTTGACGAGAAACCTATTGCAGCCGCCTCGATAGGGCAGGTTCACCGCGCGGTGCTGAAACAGtctggggagagggttgcAGTCAAGATTCAGTTCCCGGGTGTGGCGGAGAGTATCAATTCTGACTTGGACAACATTGCCGTGTTGCTGACCGCGACAAAGCTGCTCCCGAAGGGGTTGTACTTGGATAAGACGATCGAGAATGCGAGGTTGGAGCTGGGGTGGGAGTGTGATTATGAGCGGGAGGCGGGGTGCGCGGAGAGATACAGGCAGAACCTGCTGTCTGATGAGGTGTTTGCCGTGCCGGGGATCTATCCCGAGGCGAGCGGGAGGCATGTGCTGACGATGGAGTGGATGTCTGGCACCGGAGTGACGCGAATCGCACCAAACCTGTCGCAAGAGCAAAAAGATTGGATCGGGACGCAGATCTTGAGGTTGTGTCTCAGGGAAATCACAGAGTTCAAATTCATGCAGACGGACCCGAACTGGACGAATTTCTTGTACAACCCCCAGGAAAACAAGCTGGAGCTGTTGGACTTCGGGGCGTCGAGGGAGTACCCTGACTCTTTTATCAAGCTGTATGTCCAGCTTTTGGAGGCTTCGTCACGGAATGATAAAGATGCGGTGAAGGAATTGtcggaggagttggggtaCTTGACTGGTCATGAAAGCAAGCAGATGCTCGAGGCGCACTTGACGAGCGTGATGACGCTCGCGGAACCGTTCATGGAGACGGCGCCGGAGGTGTACGATTTTAGGGATCAGACGATTACGGAAAGAGTGAAAGCGCAGATTGGGGTCATGATACATGAGCGGTTGGCGCCGCCGCCCGAGGAGACGTATTCGTTGCATCGGAAGCTGTCGGGTGCGTTTTTGCTGTGTGCGAGGTTGGGTAGCAGGGTGAGGTGTAGGGAGTTGTTCCAGGACGCTCTGGAAAAGTCGGGGTATAAGAAGGACTGA